The Bacillus thermozeamaize DNA window ACTTGCTCCGCCATTTCCCGCTCGCTTAAGGTTCCTGTATACTCCAGCAGCCGATCGGCCAATGTCGACTTTCCGTGATCGATATGGGCGATGATCGAAAAGTTACGAATCCGTTTTTGTCGCTCTCGGGAATCTCCCATCTTTCTCCTCCTGTAAGCTTATCCAAACCCATGTGTCCAACCCCATTTTTGGCACTTCATATTATAACAAATTCACAGATAGGATGACAGAATTTCACTGGCCGTGCTGCATTTACATCAGCCCGTCCAGCCAACCCAAGAGCATTTCCGCCAGCCCGCGCGCCCCTTGTTCCACCCAGGTTCCCAGAATACGTCCCAGTTCCTCATACATATTCCCCGACGCTGCCTCCTCATCCAGGCTCTCGGTGTTCTGGGCATCCCCCCGGATGGCCGCAAACTCCTCACGGGTGAAGGTTTTCCCCAGCAAGGACAGCTCCACCACTTCGCCCTCCGCATTGACTGCCACTGCGGCTCCTTTTGGCGGCTCGTCCCGTCCTTCAACGTCGTGAATTCCATATTCCGCATATTGAATGCCGATAAAGATGCCAAGAAACAAGAGAAAGAGGAGAAAGAAGGAGACCAAAAACGTCCGCATCAAGCCTCACCGCCCCTCAAAACGTCTGTCGGTCAGTTCCCCTTCGGCGCAGCAGGCGCGCTGACCGCCTCAGCCTGCCAGTACACAGCGGCCAATGCATCTGCCAATGCCGCAGCGGAACGGTACGCCTCTTCGAGCGTATTTTCATGTCCGCCGATTTCAACGAGAATGCTGTTGGGATGGACCGACTGGTTATATTCGCCGTTGCTTCGCCCACCTTCGGTGTTTTTCCCCGTAACCCCCTTTGAAAGGCCTGGGTACTTTTTATTCAGCTCCTCGTGGAGCTGCTTGGCGAATTGCTCGTTTTGCTTCCAATTCTTGTTGGCCTGTCCGACGACAAAGACAATGGCCGCATAATCGACGCCGTTGATCTTGCGCGTGGTTTTTTCGCGCGGCAAAGCATCGCGATGAATGTCCAGAATGTACTGAATGTCCCGGTTTTGCGCGATGGCTGCCTGGACGGTCTTGCGCGAGGCGGCATAGGACAAGTGGTATTTCCCTTTTAGTTCGGACCAGTAATCTTTCGTCGATACTTCCGCCCCTATTCCTCGCTTGTCCAACTCCGCCGCCAGCCTCTTGCCAACCAGGGTGATATTGGTTTTTGCATCATAGGCCCGTGCCTTGGACTTATCTTTCAAATCACGAATGTAGGCCTCGCGGTTGTGTGTATGGTAAATAAACACCACTTTCTTGCCGCCTGTGGTCAACGCTTCTTTTGCGCGCTCGGAAGCCGGTGGTTCCTCCTGCTCGTTTTTCCACGCAGCCACGACCGCTTCTGGCGGAGGTGCCTCGGTGGAAGTGAGGGCCCGGACCACGTCCACCTGTTCCCTGAGCGGTTCTTCGGAGGAAGATTCCTGGCCACGAAAGCCGGGCAATTCGCTTTCCAGCCAGGCTTTCGGATCATCCAGGCGCATTTGCGTCAGCTGGGCGAGGAACGTCCCCGCCCACGACCCGCGCTGTTCTTGCTGACCGGAAATGCGCGGAAGTTCCTCCTGAAGAAAGGAGGCATACGTGTCTCCAGGCAATTTCGCCGCCATTTCTTGCAGGGGAACTTGCGCACTCATGGAACGGGGCATGCCGGCAACCATCAGGCCTGTCAACGCCACGGCAAATGTCAGGCAGAATCCAAACAACAGCTGTTGCCGCGTGAACATGGCCATGCGGATATTCCAGGTTCTGGGACGACTGAACCGCCATTGGTGACGCCTCTTCTTGATCAATCCTTGACACCCCTTCCCACATACATGCAACAAAAAACCGTTCCACAACATCTTCCATTGCTTCAATGTATGTGCGGCGTGCCAGGAATAGACCTACTTGTCCACATTTCCTCGGTCACTCAAACATCTTTCATTGATCACTCCAACATCCATCGCGCCGGCACCTTTCCGTTCGTCGCCGCTGCTCGTCAGTGGGTGAAAGATGACAGGTTATCCAGATTCACCGCTTCATGCAAAGCGGCATTCAATCCCCCCGCAATCAGGTGCCCAATGTCCTCGATAAACGTATCCACCTCTTTGGGGGTGACGACCAGGTTGTGGCCGATCGGCGTCAACACCTCATGAATCAACTGTCGCTTTTCCTGCGCAGACAACCCCCCCAAAAGTCCCATCAACACTTCCCGCACCGTCGGATCCGGCAAATCGGCAGCCGTATATTGGGGAGAAGGGCCGGGAAGCTGAAATCCCTGGGGCGTCAGCACACTGGCCGGTTTCGGAGGCGACTGCTGCTCCTTCCACTGCCGGCCCAGGTGAGCCAGCAGGTAATCGATCGTGTCGCTGACAATCGAGACTGCGTCCACCACCGTAGGGACGCCAATGGCAATCACGGGAACGCCCAATGTTTCCCGCGTGACAGGCTTTCGCTTATTCCCCACTCCCGACCCCGGATGAATCCCGGTATCGGCGATCTGGATGGTCGTATTGACTCGCTCCAGTGAACGGGAGGCCAGCGCATCGACCGCAACAATCAGATCGGGCCTCGTCTTTTCCACCACACCATAAATGATTTCGCTGGTTTCAATACCCGTCATGCCCAAAACGCCTGGAGACAAGGCGCTGACCGGACGATATCCAGGCTCCACCTGATCCGGCATCAGCTCAAACAAATGGCGGGTAACCAATACTTTTCCCGCCACGATGGGACCAAGCGCGTCCGGTGTCACATTCCAATTCCCCAAGCCGATCACCAGCACACGATCCTCGTCGCCGACGCCGATCTGCCGCAAGAACCGCTTTAACTCCCTTGCCAGGAGGGAAGTCAGCCGGTGTTGCAAGATGGTATCTTTGCTGCGCAAGCCGGGAGCTTCCAGGGTCACATAACGACCCGGCTGCTTGCCAATCTGCCGGGCCCCTTTCTGATTCAGAACATGAATCCGCGTGATCGTGACTCCTTGTTCCTTTTCCTCCTCTATCTCCACTCCCTCCAAGACAGGATGTTTGTCCAGCGCCAATTGCCTGGCTTCCAACGCCAGGTCGGTCTGGACCGCATAACGTGACAAATCCAGCTCATCCATTGCCAACACCTCGCCCAACCGTTCTACCCTTCTTCTTTTCCCATCTTTTGCCTGATTTATACTGCAATTGATCCTGCAATTCCTTGCCAAGCCAACTGAATTTTGATAGAATCGACTCGTCTTATCTGTGGGTGTAACTGCAAGGGGGTGAAACGATGGCGAACATCAAGTCATCCAAAAAGCGGATCAAAGTGGCCGAACGGAACCGCATGCGCAACATGGCGCAACGTTCTGCTTTGCGGACCTATATCAAGCGTTACGAAACGGCACTGGCAGCAGGTGATCTGGCCAAGGCAGAGCAGGAGTTGCAATTGGCAGTCAGAAAGCTGGACAAAGCGGTCACGAAAGGGCTGATTCACAAAAACAAAGCGGCTCGCCATAAATCCCGTTTGATGAAAAAATGGAATCAGGCAAAAGCCGCCAATGCCTAAGCACGCAGAAGGGGCTGTCCGTCGTCATCCCGACGGGACAGCCCCCTGTTTTTTGATTTTTTGACAGGCAATCAGGAGAAAATGTTCCAAATCGGCGATCCGCTCAGCCTGTGTACGGCCGGACTTCATTGCCCGGTCCAGCCTCGCCAGCTCCTGCAACAAATCCGCCAATACCTGGGCGAATTCCCCTGGTTTTTTCGTTCGGAGATGCTTTTGCGCCCGTTGGATCGCGTAGGGATGCGCACCTATGACATCGGCAATCTGAGCGCTGGAATAACCCAGGAAATGATAATGTTGCACTTGTATGAGGAGTCTCATCTGGTAACTGAACAAGCCCAGCAGCTTCAAAGGCTCCTCCTTTTTTTGCATGAGATCGTAGAAAATCCGGAACAAATACTCAGAACGTCCCTCCAGCAGTGCATCCACCATCAGGAATACATCTTCCTCCAAGGTCCGTGGGACCAGCCGTTCCAAATCTTCGCGAGATAACGGATGATTCAGCGCGTAAAGTGACAATTTTTCCAGTTCGCTGTCAAGGAGAGCCAACTGCTGGCCCACACGACTGAGCAACACCTCAATCATCTCAGCCGACAGCGACACGCCCCGTTCCCTGGCACGGCGCTCCACCCAGCGGATGAGCGCCTCTTTAGTCAATGGCTTGCACGGGATGACCACCGCCTGGCGCTTGACTTGCTTGACCAGTTTTTTGCGTTCATCCAGTTTGGCGGCCGGAACGAGAAAAATCAGGACGGTCTGGGGAGCGGGTTGGTTCAGGTAAGCCTGGAGACGATCCAGGTCATGCTCCGCCTTTCCCCGCGCATTGGCGCTGAAGAAAAGCGCGTTTTTGGCAACAAGCAGGCGGCAGTCAGCTAAAAATGGCGACGTTTCTGCCTGATCCAGCAGTTCATCGAGCGGCGACTCGGACAAATCCAACGTCGCGACGTTCAGATCCTGCACCGATGCAGGCACCAGGATCTCCTTTGCGTGACGGACAAATTCTTCCATCAGCCATTGTTCTTCTCCATACAACACATACAATGACGCCCTTTTTCCCTGCCGCAACTCCTGGATCGCCTGACGAAGATTGCTCTGCATGAGGCCACCTCACACGCCAAAATAGTCGCGCAACAAGGTTGCCAGACCGTCTTCATTGTTGTCTCCGGCCACCAGATCGGCTGCCGACTTCAGGCGTTCGGGGGCATTTCCCATCGCGATGCCGATACCGGAGAACTGGATCATGTCCAGGTCATTTTCAGCATTCCCTGCTGCCATGATCTCCTCCCGGCGAATCCCCAACCACGCCGCCAGGTACTCAAGCGCCCGTCCCTTGGACACCGCGTAGGCATTCAGATCAATGCTGTATTCCGAAGAAGGAAAGATGCTCAGGGCTTTGGCAAACCTTTTCTGCAACGAAGCGACCGTCTCCGGAATGGCCGACGACTCTTCGATGATCGAGATTTTCAGCGGTTCAAAGTTGACCTCATCCGCCAGCCTGTCAACCACCGTGCAGCGTGCCAGCCGTTCCCGGACCCAGGGGGACGGGTTCGGCATGTGCAGCAGAGAGTTCTGGCGGTTGATGTAAAATCCCTTCTCGTGGTTGACCAGCAGATCGCAGGGCATCTGATCCTCCAAGTAAGCCAAAACCTCTCTCGCCGTCGGCAGCGGAATCGGCCGGTAGTAGAGCCTTTCGCCTGTTTTTGGGTGCGTCAGGCAAGCGCCATTTGACGAGATCACCGGGACGTCGACGGCAAGCGTCCGTGCAAACGGCAGCATGGAGTCAAGCAGCCTCCCCGAGGCCAAGGTGACCATGACTCCCTTTTCTTCCTGGATTTTCCGGAGCACCTCTGCCATCAACGGACTCAGTGAACCGTCATCGCGCAGAATCGTCCCGTCTATGTCCAACGCGAGCAAGCGAACCAATCATATCTCCTCACTTTTTCCTTTTTTTCCTTCTCAATCACCCTTCACTACTTGAACCTGCCACTTTCCCTGTGGAAAAAAGCGAAGCACGACCGCCCCGTCCCTGTCTGTGCGAAGCACAGGAATTCCCGCTTCTTCCAGACGCCGGAGAACTTCAGGGGAAGGATGGCCGTACCGATTGCCTTCGCCTACGGAAATGACCGCCAGTTTTGGCCGCAAAACGGCAAGCCATTCACGGGTGGTGGAGGTGTCGGACCCATGGTGAGCCACCTTCAACACCTCCACCGGGCGAAGCATTCCCTGAGACAGGAGTTGGCGTTCCCCTTCCGCATCCAGATCGCCCGTAAACAGCACCTCGTGCCCGTATGCCAAAAGACGCATGACAATGGAGTGGCGGTTGTCATTTTCAACCCGTTCTGTTTCCGGAGGGTGAAGCACTTCCCACTTGATCCCTTCCCCGGACTTCCAGCTCAGGCCCCTGTGGGCCCGGTAGATCGGCACCTCCCTTTTCCGCAGGGCCTCCAGCACCTCTGCCTGCGCGGGGGTGGAAGGACCGCCGTTGACCAGGACGGCCCGGACAGGCAGCCGTTCGGCCACTGCTTTCAGGCCCTGGACGTGATCGGCATCGCCATGCGTCAGCACCATCACATCAATCTTCCGGATCCCTCGGTGTTGAAGGTAAGGATAGACCACATCCTCCCCCACGTCAAACGCCTCCCGCCGCTCTCGCCACGCCTCCTGTTCCCACTTCAGCTGACCGCCGCCATCAATCAGCCACACCTCTTGCGGCGTTTCGACAATGGCAGCGTCTCCCTGTCCGACGTCCAAAAAGGTGACGCGAACCCCTCGTTCCCAAGTTCCATGCGGCAAATAAGCCAAGACGATCCAGCCGGCGAGCAGGGACACCACCAGCAGCGGCGAAACTTGCCGCCAATGCATGAGCCGGCGTGCGGCCCGCCCTGCAAGACGCCCTTCATATACCGGGGGCAACCAGTGCTTTTGCGGCAGGAGCGCCATCAGCCAGGCGCACAGGAGAAAATAGACGACGATCCAATACAGGGAAGGAGTGGGCCAAGTGGTGGCAAAAAGACGCCACTGGGCCATCTGCGAAGTTCCTGCCAGCACCAGCTCGCTCAGCTTCTGGTTCAATCCGGCCAGCAAAAATGCGCCGCCCGGAGAAATCAGGCCGATGAGCAAGCTGATGTACCCCAGTGGCAACACGATCAGGCTGAGCAATGACACAAAGATCAGGTTGGCCAGGGTGGACAGCAGCGAATACTCGTGAAAATAAGTGATCGCGAGCGGAAAAGACGCCAACTGCGCCACCAGCGTCATCGCCAGAGGATACCGGACCGCAGGCCGGTTCCACCATCCCGGACGGACCGCCATCCACTGGGCCAGCCGATCGGTCCAGAGAATGATGCCAAACGTGATCAGGAACGAGAGCTGGAAACTGACCTGGAAAAGCAAATACGGATCCCACACTGTCATCAGCAGGGCGGCCATGCAAAGAGCGTAAAGACTGTCATAGGGACGATGCTGCCGCAATGCCAGCAAAGCCAGCGCGGCCATGATCACGGCGCGGATGACAGGCGGCTGCATCCCGGTCAAAAGGGCATACACCGGCAAAAAGCACAACGTCACCCCGATGCTCCGTTCCCGGGAAACGCCAATGCTTTGCAGCGACGTCAGCAACAGAGCCACCACGATGGCCACATGGCCACCGGAAATGGCCAGGATGTGCGCAATCCCCAACGCGGAAAAATCATCGGCCTGCTGGGCCGCAACCGCATCGCGCTCGCCGACCAAAAGACCTTTCAAAAAAGCCGCCACCTCGCCGTCATACAATTCGTCGACGACAAACTGCAACCGCTTTTGCCCGTCATCAACCAGGCCGCGGAGAGAAAACTCCGACGAAATCACCTGAACCGCCCGAATGCCTGTCTGTTCCCCCAACCAATGAATGCGCTGTTCGTGAAGGTACCGGCGGTAATCAAATCCGCCCGGATTGGCCGCAGTTTTCGGGGAACGGAGCGTCAGGGGCAACGCAAGGTGATGACCGGGCTTTAAGTCCGCAGCCGCCTGTTGCTCCCATTGCTCTTCAAGGCGCAAGGTAATCTGGACTTTCTCCCGAAGCCGGTAGGTTTTCCCCAGCCAGTCCAGCTCTCGCACGAGCAGGACAAACCGCACCCGATCGCCGTCTACCTTGGGAGACGTCAGGATCTCCCCCCGAACTTGCACTTGATAAGATGGCCGAACCGAATCCGCCCATCCTGCCGGGGGACGCTCTTCTGCTGGCTGAAGGATGCTTGAAATGGCAGATTGATTTGTCCTTTCCACCCAGCTCATATAGGCCAGTCCGGCGAAAAAGGCGGCCAGGAACAGGAGAAACAAAGCCGCCCGTCTGCGCACAAGCATCCAGGCAACCCAGCTGATGAAAGCTGTGATCAGGACCCAGACGGCCATTGTTCTGGCCAGCGGATAGCCGATGGCCACTCCCGCCAAAAAACCGGCAATCAGCCAAACCCTCTCATGCACGAAAAACCACACACCCTCCCGATGTGTGGTCATTTCGACAACAGGCAGAGGAATTCCTTCCCGGCACTAAATCCGCGGTGTCACGATCCCCCGCTGTCCCTGGTATTTGCCGTTGCGATCCGCATAACTGACCTCGCAGGGTTCCCCGCGCAAGAACAACACCTGACAGATCCCTTCATTGGCATAGATTTTGGCCGGAAGCGGCGTCGTATTGCTGATTTCCAGCGTGATTTGCCCCTCAAAACCCGGCTCAAAAGGAGTCACATTGGTGATGATGCCACATCTGGCATAGGTGGACTTGCCGACACAGATCGCCATGATGTCGCGTGGAATCCGGAAATATTCGATTGAATGGGCCAGTGCGAAGCTGTTGGGAGGAATCAGAATGTATCCTTCCTCCGCCACGATATCGACAAATGCCCGCTCATTGACATTTTTCGGATCGATAATCGCATTATGGACGTTGCTGAACACCTTAAAGTGGCGGCCGACCCGAAGGTCATAACCGAATGAAGAGACACCATACGAGATCACGCGCTGCCCATTCTCATCCAACTGGCGGACATTTCGGGGAACAAACGGCTCAATCATCCCTTGCTCAGCCAGCTCGATGATTTGTCTGTCGTTGAGTATCATTCCTCTCTCCCTCTACGCAAACAATCTTGCATGCTCCACCTTGATGCAACGATCCATGATCACGTCCAAACCGTGAGCCTCTGCCTTCTGTGCAGCCTCTTCGTGGATGACGCCCAGTTGCAGCCAGATGGCCTTGGCGCCTATGGCGATGGCATCATCGACAACCGCCGGCACCTCCTCACTGCGCCGGAACACATCCACAATGTCCACTTCGCCTTCGATCTCCTTGAGTGACGCCACAGCTTTCTGGCCCAACACCTCATCCACCGTCGGATTGACGGGAATAATTTCATACCCCTGCTCCTGCAGGTACTTGGCCACCTGGTAGCTGTCTCGCTCCGGCTTATTGGACAGTCCGACAACGGCAATCCGCTTTGCATCTTCCAATACCTGTCTCATGCGTTCATCAGAAGGGACAAACAATCTGGACATTCCATACGCCTCCTTTGTCGTTGGAACATGATTCCGCCTAGTGGACGGTGATCAAATCCTGCAGATTCTGAAATGTCTTCTCCCCGATGCCAGGCACCCTGGTCAAATGGCCGATCTCCTGGAAAGGGCCATGTTCTTCCCGGTACTTGACAATCGCCGCCGCCTTCGCCGGACCTATCCCTGGCAAGGTATCCAGTTCCGCCTCCGTGGCGGTGTTGATGTTCACCTTGCCAGCCCCGGGCAAAGAACCGGAAACGCCAGCGGATTGCGCCACAGACGGTTCGGAAGGCGGATTGTCCTGCTC harbors:
- a CDS encoding GPR endopeptidase produces the protein MDELDLSRYAVQTDLALEARQLALDKHPVLEGVEIEEEKEQGVTITRIHVLNQKGARQIGKQPGRYVTLEAPGLRSKDTILQHRLTSLLARELKRFLRQIGVGDEDRVLVIGLGNWNVTPDALGPIVAGKVLVTRHLFELMPDQVEPGYRPVSALSPGVLGMTGIETSEIIYGVVEKTRPDLIVAVDALASRSLERVNTTIQIADTGIHPGSGVGNKRKPVTRETLGVPVIAIGVPTVVDAVSIVSDTIDYLLAHLGRQWKEQQSPPKPASVLTPQGFQLPGPSPQYTAADLPDPTVREVLMGLLGGLSAQEKRQLIHEVLTPIGHNLVVTPKEVDTFIEDIGHLIAGGLNAALHEAVNLDNLSSFTH
- a CDS encoding 30S ribosomal protein S20, with amino-acid sequence MANIKSSKKRIKVAERNRMRNMAQRSALRTYIKRYETALAAGDLAKAEQELQLAVRKLDKAVTKGLIHKNKAARHKSRLMKKWNQAKAANA
- a CDS encoding DNA polymerase III subunit delta, with the protein product MQSNLRQAIQELRQGKRASLYVLYGEEQWLMEEFVRHAKEILVPASVQDLNVATLDLSESPLDELLDQAETSPFLADCRLLVAKNALFFSANARGKAEHDLDRLQAYLNQPAPQTVLIFLVPAAKLDERKKLVKQVKRQAVVIPCKPLTKEALIRWVERRARERGVSLSAEMIEVLLSRVGQQLALLDSELEKLSLYALNHPLSREDLERLVPRTLEEDVFLMVDALLEGRSEYLFRIFYDLMQKKEEPLKLLGLFSYQMRLLIQVQHYHFLGYSSAQIADVIGAHPYAIQRAQKHLRTKKPGEFAQVLADLLQELARLDRAMKSGRTQAERIADLEHFLLIACQKIKKQGAVPSG
- a CDS encoding DNA internalization-related competence protein ComEC/Rec2; this translates as MTTHREGVWFFVHERVWLIAGFLAGVAIGYPLARTMAVWVLITAFISWVAWMLVRRRAALFLLFLAAFFAGLAYMSWVERTNQSAISSILQPAEERPPAGWADSVRPSYQVQVRGEILTSPKVDGDRVRFVLLVRELDWLGKTYRLREKVQITLRLEEQWEQQAAADLKPGHHLALPLTLRSPKTAANPGGFDYRRYLHEQRIHWLGEQTGIRAVQVISSEFSLRGLVDDGQKRLQFVVDELYDGEVAAFLKGLLVGERDAVAAQQADDFSALGIAHILAISGGHVAIVVALLLTSLQSIGVSRERSIGVTLCFLPVYALLTGMQPPVIRAVIMAALALLALRQHRPYDSLYALCMAALLMTVWDPYLLFQVSFQLSFLITFGIILWTDRLAQWMAVRPGWWNRPAVRYPLAMTLVAQLASFPLAITYFHEYSLLSTLANLIFVSLLSLIVLPLGYISLLIGLISPGGAFLLAGLNQKLSELVLAGTSQMAQWRLFATTWPTPSLYWIVVYFLLCAWLMALLPQKHWLPPVYEGRLAGRAARRLMHWRQVSPLLVVSLLAGWIVLAYLPHGTWERGVRVTFLDVGQGDAAIVETPQEVWLIDGGGQLKWEQEAWRERREAFDVGEDVVYPYLQHRGIRKIDVMVLTHGDADHVQGLKAVAERLPVRAVLVNGGPSTPAQAEVLEALRKREVPIYRAHRGLSWKSGEGIKWEVLHPPETERVENDNRHSIVMRLLAYGHEVLFTGDLDAEGERQLLSQGMLRPVEVLKVAHHGSDTSTTREWLAVLRPKLAVISVGEGNRYGHPSPEVLRRLEEAGIPVLRTDRDGAVVLRFFPQGKWQVQVVKGD
- a CDS encoding dCTP deaminase, translated to MILNDRQIIELAEQGMIEPFVPRNVRQLDENGQRVISYGVSSFGYDLRVGRHFKVFSNVHNAIIDPKNVNERAFVDIVAEEGYILIPPNSFALAHSIEYFRIPRDIMAICVGKSTYARCGIITNVTPFEPGFEGQITLEISNTTPLPAKIYANEGICQVLFLRGEPCEVSYADRNGKYQGQRGIVTPRI
- a CDS encoding CoA-binding protein — translated: MSRLFVPSDERMRQVLEDAKRIAVVGLSNKPERDSYQVAKYLQEQGYEIIPVNPTVDEVLGQKAVASLKEIEGEVDIVDVFRRSEEVPAVVDDAIAIGAKAIWLQLGVIHEEAAQKAEAHGLDVIMDRCIKVEHARLFA